A stretch of the Rosa rugosa chromosome 5, drRosRugo1.1, whole genome shotgun sequence genome encodes the following:
- the LOC133710506 gene encoding uncharacterized protein LOC133710506 produces MTCLCSWCSSCTCGLCSSVASGISGKSARLGYCGLFGLSLVVTWILREVGAPLLEKIPWISSSETHTKAWYQIQAVLRVSMGNFLFFAILSLIMIGVKDRNDRRDGWHHGGWIAKMIIWLLLVILMFFLPDIVITIYGDISKFGAGLFLLVQVIILLDFTHSWNDAWVEKDEQKWYIALLAISIGCYIAAFVFLGILFIWFNPSGNDCGLNVFFIVMTMILAFAFAVIALHPTVNGSLLPASVISVYCAYVCYTALSCEPVGYACNGLHHSSAVSFSTTLLGMVTTILSVLYSALRAGSSTTFLSPPSSPRAAEKKPLLEGKELEEGKEKNEKEAQPVSYSYTFFHLIFALASMYSAMLLSGWTNTSESSDLIDVGWTSVWVRICTEWVTAGLYVWSLVAPLLFPDREF; encoded by the exons ATGACGTGTTTGTGCTCTTGGTGTTCCTCTTGCACTTGCGGCCTCTGCTCCTCCGTGGCCTCCGGGATTTCCGGCAAATCAGCGAGACTCGGGTACTGCGGCCTCTTCGGGCTTTCCTTGGTCGTCACTTGGATTCTTAGAGAAGTTGGAGCTCCTCTCTTGGAGAAAATCCCAT GGATAAGCTCTTCCGAGACTCACACCAAGGCATGGTATCAAATACAAGCGGTTCTTCGGGTGAGCATGGGGAATTTCTTGTTTTTTGCGATACTTTCGCTTATAATGATAGGTGTGAAGGATCGAAATGACCGGCGAGATGGCTGGCACCATGGTGGATGGATTGCCAAGATGATCATCTGGCTTTTGCTTGTCATTCTCATGTTTTTTCTTCCAGACATTGTCATCACAATCTACG GAGATATATCAAAATTTGGGGCAGGCCTGTTTTTACTGGTTCAAGTGATTATCTTACTAGACTTTACTCACTCCTGGAATGATGCATGGGTGGAGAAAGATGAACAAAAATG GTATATCGCGTTGCTTGCTATATCAATTGGGTGCTATATTGCAGCATTTGTGTTCTTAGGCATTCTGTTCATTTGGTTCAATCCCTCTGGCAATGACTGTGGCCTTAATGTCTTCTTCATTGTCATGACCATGATTCTGGCATTTGCATTTGCAGTGATTGCATTACACCCAACG GTGAATGGCAGCCTCCTTCCTGCTTCTGTTATATCAGTATATTGTGCTTATGTGTGCTACACGGCTCTTTCCTGTGAGCCTGTTGGCTATGCTTGCAATGGTCTTCACCACTCCAGCGCGGTCTCTTTTAGTACTACTCTTCTTGGGATGGTGACGACCATTCTTTCAGTTCTGTACTCTGCATTACGTGCTGGATCTTCAACAACTTTTCTGTCACCACCGTCTTCACCCAGGGCAG CTGAAAAGAAACCTCTTCTTGAGGGGAAAGAGTTGGAAGAAGggaaagaaaagaatgaaaaagaaGCACAACCTGTCAGCTATTCCTATACATTTTTCCACCTGATATTTGCCTTGGCTAGCATGTATTCAGCCATGCTTCTTTCGGGTTGGACCAACACATCAGAGAGCTCAGACCTTATAGACGTTGGCTGGACATCAGTTTGGGTGCGAATCTGCACAGAGTGGGTTACTGCTGGACTATATGTTTGGTCCCTTGTAGCTCCTTTACTTTTCCCAGACCGCGAGTTCTAG